One Misgurnus anguillicaudatus chromosome 22, ASM2758022v2, whole genome shotgun sequence DNA segment encodes these proteins:
- the LOC129441000 gene encoding putative uncharacterized protein BRD3OS, translating to MTERCPLAEKALSEGYARLRFKDTSLLIWQQQQMELEKAPPSNYLSRSRSTRYSQYGNQAVVIRDKTKLETKDSDSSGQSRICSVM from the coding sequence ATGACAGAGCGCTGTCCGTTAGCAGAAAAGGCGTTGTCGGAGGGTTACGCTCGTCTCAGATTCAAGGACACATCGTTGCTTATTTGGCAGCAGCAACAGATGGAGCTGGAGAAAGCACCACCGAGCAACTACCTGAGCCGCAGTCGGAGTACACGCTACAGCCAGTACGGCAACCAAGCTGTGGTAATACGAGACAAAACCAAACTCGAGACAAAAGACTCTGACAGCAGTGGACAATCCAGAATTTGTTCTGTCATGTGA